In Musa acuminata AAA Group cultivar baxijiao chromosome BXJ2-8, Cavendish_Baxijiao_AAA, whole genome shotgun sequence, one genomic interval encodes:
- the LOC135619313 gene encoding BAG family molecular chaperone regulator 4-like yields the protein MKRKEGESSEGIAWELRPGGMLVQTRSDAAGGPGGPLVKIRVSRGSCQHEVSIPSQTTFGELKKVLAPETGLEPQEQRLLFRGKEKDDDERLHMAGVKDMSKVVLLEDPASKERKLEQTKRDQGILRACEAVALVRAEVDKLAVKVSTLEASVHAGTKAADKEFVVLTELLMVQLLKLDSIEAEGEAKMQRKFEVHRIQNFVETLDLLKTRNSNPFGNSSNAVSVTTRWETFESGLGT from the exons ATGAAGAGGAAAGAGGGCGAGAGCAGCGAGGGGATAGCGTGGGAGCTCCGCCCCGGAGGGATGCTGGTGCAGACGAGGAGCGACGCGGCTGGCGGGCCCGGCGGACCCCTCGTCAAGATCAGGGTCTCCCGTGGCTCCTGCCAGCATGAGGTCTCCATCCCTTCCCAAACCACCTTCG GGGAATTGAAGAAGGTGCTTGCTCCGGAGACTGGCCTGGAGCCTCAAGAACAGAGGCTGTTGTTTCGGGGCAAGGAAAAGGATGATGATGAGCGCTTGCACATGGCGGGGGTAAAGGACATGTCCAAGGTGGTCCTCCTGGAGGATCCCGCGAGCAAGGAGCGGAAGCTCGAACAGACGAAGCGGGATCAGGGGATCCTGAGGGCGTGTGAAGCAGTCGCGCTTGTCAGAGCCGAGGTGGATAAGCTCGCCGTGAAG GTGTCGACATTGGAGGCTTCTGTGCACGCGGGCACGAAAGCTGCAGACAAAGAGTTTGTCGTTTTGACTGAGTTGCTCATGGTGCAATTGCTGAAACTGGACAGCATCGAGGCTGAGGGGGAAGCCAAAATGCAGAGGAAGTTTGAG GTTCATCGTATACAGAACTTTGTGGAGACTCTTGACTTACTAAAAACAAGAAACTCCAACCCTTTCGGCAACAGCAGCAATGCTGTTTCGGTGACAACTCGATGGGAGACATTTGAATCTGGGTTGGGCACCTGA